DNA sequence from the Methanothermobacter sp. genome:
CCTGTCTCATATAGAACCCTTTCACCCGGATATAACCTCTCCCTGCCAAACATGTTATCACAGTGAACTTACATAGTGATTAAAAGGAGTTAACTTCAATGTACATTAATTGTTCGCATGTGTTTTTATATCTAATGGTTGGTTCAGAACAGAACTTCAAGGATTGATCATGCATAGGGGCGCTGATTAGATGACAGCAGAGAATATAAACATCGGGGAAACTCATATAAAGCTCAGGACCGACATCAAGGATCATGGACTTGCGGGGTTCATCTTAGGGGAGAGAATGAAACTCATAGAGCATATAAGGAGAAATCATGAGTTTTTAACATCCCTTGAACCCATCCATGTGAAGGAGGGGCCCCTGATAGTGAGGATGATGTCCCGTGCCTCAAGGAAGGCAGAGGTGGGCCCCATGGCTGCTGTGGCAGGAACAATAGCCCAGCTATCCCTCATGCACCTCATGGGCATCGGCTCCAGGTGCAGTATAGTGGACAATGGTGGGGACATTGCCCTTGTGAACAACCGTAAGGTTACCGTGGGGCTTTATGCCGGTTCATCACCAATTTCAGGGACGGTGGGTTTTCTCCTGAAGCCATGTGCCCCCAGGGGTATATGCACGTCCTCGGGTACATTGGGTCACTCCATAAGCTTTGGGAGGGCCGACTCCGTGACCGTATTCGCATCTGAGGCCAGCACCGCAGATGCCCTTGCAACCTCAATAGCCAACAGTGCGGATGGACCCGATGATAGATCCGCTGTTGAGAGCGCGCTTGAGAGGGCTGATGACTTTCGTGAGCACTTCAGGGGGGTCATGGTTGTTGTGGGTGAGCATGCAGGGACAGTGGGTAAGATACCAAAACTCGTAATGACCGATAGAAAAGCCGTGCTCTCAGACCTATGGGAGGAAGTCTAAATTTATCCTAAAATTAAAAAACGTACATTTAGACACTATAAATAAACCATATGAAGTCTAAACTATCCTAAAAACTAAAAAACGTACTTTCTGACTCAGCAACAGATCTAACTGATAACAGCTAAATTTTAAAAAAAGATATAGGTTACAGCCTCAGATCGCCCATCATTCATCACCTATTCAGAGCTCATAGGGTTCATCACAGGCTGCAGTGCATTTAACCGAACATTACGCCGGTTTCCTGCTTGTATTCCTCCTCCTTCTCAACACCCATTATCTTATCAACGGCGTCCATGAAGTCATTCATTGTGACCTCATCACGTTCCTCCCTGATGGCGAACATACCTGCCTCTGTACATATCGCCTTGAGGTCCGCACCGGATGCGCCGTCTGTGATCCTTGAAAGGAGTTCAATGTCAACCTCCTCTGCAAGGGCCATTCCAGATGTATGTATCTTGAGGATCTCCTTCCTGCCGTCCTCATTTGGCAGTGGAACCTCAATGAACCTGTCAAATCTTCCAGGTCTGAGGAGTGCAGGATCCAGGATGTCTGGCCTGTTGGTTGCAGCGACTATACCAACGTTACCCCTGGATTCGAAGCCATCAAGCTCTGCAAGGAGCTGCATTAGTGTCCTCTGAACCTCCCTGTCACCGCTTGTTGAACTCTTAAGTCTCTTGGCTGCCACAGCGTCAATTTCATCTATGAATATTATGCTGGGGGCCTTCTCCTTGGCCAGTTCAAAAACTCCCCTCACAAGCCTTGCACCCTCACCTATGTATTTTCTGACGAACTCTGATGCAACTATCTTTATGAAGGTGGCGTTGGTTTCATGTGCAACCGCCTTTGCAAGGAGTGTTTTACCTGTACCTGGTGGTCCGTAGAGCAGTACACCCTTTGGTGGTTCTATACCTATCTTCTCAAATAGTTCAGGTTTTTTAAGTGGTAATTCCACTGTCTCCTTGACCTCACGTACCTGTTCCTCGAGGCCACCTATCTGCTCGTAGGAGACGTCAGGTTTTTCTTCAACTTCCATACCCGTTACCACGGGGTCCTTTTCTGATGGAAGCACGTCGACTATGCTGAATGTCTGCTGGTTGAGTGCAACCCTGGCACCTGGCTCCAGCTGTTTCTTATCAATGAATCTTGAATAGTTTATTACGAAATGAGGGCCCGTGCTGCTCTTAACTGCGACCCTGTGATCATCAAGAACCTCTGTAATTGTGGCTATGACCAGTGGCGGGGTTCTGAATCTTTCAATCTCACCACGGAGAGATTTGACCTCCCTGTCAAGCCTTGTCTTTTCATTTTCAATTAAAAGTTTATCCTTCTCAAGTTTTCTGATCTTCCACATCAGATTCCTTTTTGTCTTGGAATTCTCCTCTTTAAGCATTCTAATTTCTTTTTTGAGGTCCTCAATCTTTTTTAATACATTCTGGGAGTTATTTTCCATGATTTTAGAACACTCCTATTTAAATTTTGTTGTATAGTAT
Encoded proteins:
- a CDS encoding UPF0280 family protein, whose product is MTAENINIGETHIKLRTDIKDHGLAGFILGERMKLIEHIRRNHEFLTSLEPIHVKEGPLIVRMMSRASRKAEVGPMAAVAGTIAQLSLMHLMGIGSRCSIVDNGGDIALVNNRKVTVGLYAGSSPISGTVGFLLKPCAPRGICTSSGTLGHSISFGRADSVTVFASEASTADALATSIANSADGPDDRSAVESALERADDFREHFRGVMVVVGEHAGTVGKIPKLVMTDRKAVLSDLWEEV
- a CDS encoding proteasome-activating nucleotidase translates to MENNSQNVLKKIEDLKKEIRMLKEENSKTKRNLMWKIRKLEKDKLLIENEKTRLDREVKSLRGEIERFRTPPLVIATITEVLDDHRVAVKSSTGPHFVINYSRFIDKKQLEPGARVALNQQTFSIVDVLPSEKDPVVTGMEVEEKPDVSYEQIGGLEEQVREVKETVELPLKKPELFEKIGIEPPKGVLLYGPPGTGKTLLAKAVAHETNATFIKIVASEFVRKYIGEGARLVRGVFELAKEKAPSIIFIDEIDAVAAKRLKSSTSGDREVQRTLMQLLAELDGFESRGNVGIVAATNRPDILDPALLRPGRFDRFIEVPLPNEDGRKEILKIHTSGMALAEEVDIELLSRITDGASGADLKAICTEAGMFAIREERDEVTMNDFMDAVDKIMGVEKEEEYKQETGVMFG